The Panicum hallii strain FIL2 chromosome 5, PHallii_v3.1, whole genome shotgun sequence genome contains the following window.
CTCCTGCCAACTTGAGACCAGCTCTGCTGCTTTGGCTAGGTAATCATCGTTTCCGTATTTCCTCTTGCATGCATTTTGAAACGGCTTTTCATCGAGTTCTCCCATCCTTTTGACCCCAATAGCTGTCCGCCCATTTAGCTCGTCCTCCAAACCCTGATCATTGTGATAATCATTTCATCAATGAAAAACAACTTAAGAAAATCAACTTGTAGAGAACATATCAGGTGCATTGTAATTGCTAAATGAACATATAGTACAGAGAAAATGAGCAGTACCAAAATCAATTCTTTTCGGGCTTGTTGCAACTCGTCGTTACTTTCACGCTCTTTCCTCACAAGATCTCCACTCAAATCTTCCAGACGCTTCTTCTCATGCTCTAATCTTTCACTCAGCTTCTCCATCTTCTCGTGAATATCCCCATCATCATCTCCCTCCAAATGTTTCATTACTTGGAGTGTACCATTCAACCGTGCAACTTCAAGCTCAAGTTGCTGCTTCTCAAGCAGCTCCTTTTCCAGTTGGAGCATCCTTGCAAATACATCTTCCTTTTCCCTCTGAAGTTATTAAGATGTATCAATTCTCATCACCAGAACCTACAGTGACCATCTAGAAAACAACATATATAAACTAAGAAAGGGTCAAACCTTCTGGTCATCCAATAACTTCAGAACATCTTCATCAGCCCTCTGCTGCTCTATACTGGCTAACTCAAGTTCACTATTATCATCTTTCGCCTGCACAGTTCCAGTGTTAAACTTAAAGTAATTATATAAGATATTGCAGTCTGCAACTATCACACCAATATGCTCAAACTTCCATCATTAGTTTTATGAATCCAGCAAGCTATGGAGCATGCACTTAGGACATAGAATGAAAACTGGTGTTCGGTGAAAAATGACATAGAATTTGGATGATAAAATACTTCATAACAACATATCCCTTGTCAGAGTGAAAGTAATGATGATGTATAATTTTAAACAACCTGTACAAATCTCAAATGGAACATATAAAACAGCAACTTTAAAATCCATGTTTTCATGACAATGACAACGCTGAAATAAAAGAATGTTTGCCACCCTGCAAGTCCAGATTAGTGCACCCTATGCATGTTATTTCAGAAGAGGTTGCATGTGCATAGATTATTGCTTCACTTGTATAGTTGTTCAGTTTACCTTCTGCCTCTCATCATCGAGTGTCTTCCTGTCGTTAGCATTCTCAGCTGACAGCTTTTCAAGTTGCTTAGCTCGTGAATTCAGTTCTCTCCTCTTATTATCTAATTCTTGCCTCAAGTTTTCATTTTCTTGGAAAATTCGCAGAGCATTTTCACGAGCCCTGCGATGAAGATTGCGCATTTCTGAAAACGAGGATATAAAATGTATTAGATAAATCAATTTCTAACAGAGAAAAAAATGCTTTGTTAATTTCGTAGTGCAAAGAAATTAAAGCTAAGCAATCAAAGTTAGCAATTGAGGGAGATTTGTTCATACGTGTAAGCAATGTTCATCTCATCAGGTAAGCTGTAGTTTTACAGATAAATATAATGTTAAAGCATATAAGAAAGGAATGGAGTAACTTCATGCATAATGGTATTACTATCAGAAAAAGGCCCTGCATTCATCTAACCAACCCATACCATCGTATATTCATATCTCTACATAATCCACCGATATAAAAGTATTAAAAAAAACTAATTTCAGAACTACATGCAAAATATCTAATATGCAATAGTACAAGATAGAATTAAGATCCATGGATCTGCTCCAGTACACATAAGTTACACAGCCACGACTAGACATGTCACGCATGCAGGCAAATCTAACCCATCAAGTAAGCCAAAGGAACGGAAGCAAAATTGCACAGATTACCTTCATTGTATGCCTCATGTAGCTTCCTGTTGTCCTCCTCAAGCCGTGAGATGGAGAGTTCTGTCGCATTCTTCTTTGTCTCCAAATCATGCAAGTATCGGTTCTTTTCCTCAATCTGAGATGCCAGTCTCGCCACCATCTCCCCTGACTTCTCTGACTCAGTCTTGGAGACCTCATCTATTGTTTTCAGGATGGTATGCTTCCTCAAGAACCTTCCCACCACAGTTCCTCCATTGTAATCCCCCTCTCGGGCAACCCACCCGTAAACCTTGACCTCACATTCACCTCCCTCCCCTTCTGCAGCACCCATACCACTACTACTTATCTCAAATTCCTTCTTCCCCAGCCTATTCACGCTGAAATGGTTCTCAAGCGTAAGCGCATCATTAAATCCACTCCAATCATTGGTAAACCTCACAATTGCAAAGGTTCCGATGCTGTCCATCCCATCAACAAACAAAGGCACAACCTCAACAAAACTAAACATGGCTACTCTACCAGCAAACTCCTCAGCATTGAACCCTGAACCGGCTGCAAGAACACAAGCCCATGGCCAAGCATACCTCTCAACCTCCAGCGGCAGCACCCCATTCTCTGCCGGCACAGAACTGGATCTGGCAGGAGCAGCATTGGCTTTGGCCTCCCCGGTGGCACTTCCACTGCCATTGGAGTTAGCAGGGGCGGGTTTAATGGCACCGAGGATGCCAGTGATGCCAACAAGGTCCTCCGCGAAGGACGGATCGGTGCGGACAAAGCGGGCGAAGGCGCGGTGAGACGCGCGctcgcggccgtggcggcggtgCTTGCTGGAGACGCCGATGCCGTCGGCATGCTGGAGGAGGTCCTTGATCTTGTACCCCTGCTTCTTCTTGCCAGGGCAGAAGGGGCAGCGGAAGGTGCCGTCCGGGTTTCGCACCCGGTGCTTGCCGGACGTGAGGAGGCCGAACGACTGCTCCTCGTAGTCGCTCTCCGCGTCCGAGTCGTCCGAGTCAGGGTCGTCGTCGGAGTCCTCGGCGTTGGGGCCCGCTATTCCGGCGGCCTCCGCCGCagcctcggcctcggcctcctcgTAGGGATCGATGTAGTCGTCCATGTCAAGATCCATCCCCGGAGCTCAGGGATTCGACACAGAGAACTCTTGGACACAAATACAGCGATTCTTCATCGAATCTTTAAAGGAACAACGCGATTTTTCTCCCAAATGTACCTCGATCCAAACATGCAAAGGAGGAGCGGAAAGGACTCACCTTTTCCCCCGAACCGGAGCACAATCTCTGCAAAATGGCAGCGAGACTGGATGGGATTGGGCCGAGAAACCCCCCGTCCTATATCAAGTCCGCGGTGAAATCGCGTTCTCACGCACCAGGATTGAACGCAACGACGCCGCCCTCGCAGGATTTTATGGTGGCACGGCGGAATCGGCGAGAAAGGCAAGAGGCAAGGATTAACACCAGCATTCCATTCCAGTTCCAGTCCTGGGGTTTTTGGGTGCGCACGGCGGCACGGGAGACGGGGAGAGATGCCAGTGGTGCGGGGTGAGAGGATGACACGTGGGGTCCAGTTCAACCCGTCGACGGTGCCCGGGACCACG
Protein-coding sequences here:
- the LOC112893746 gene encoding factor of DNA methylation 1-like; its protein translation is MDLDMDDYIDPYEEAEAEAAAEAAGIAGPNAEDSDDDPDSDDSDAESDYEEQSFGLLTSGKHRVRNPDGTFRCPFCPGKKKQGYKIKDLLQHADGIGVSSKHRRHGRERASHRAFARFVRTDPSFAEDLVGITGILGAIKPAPANSNGSGSATGEAKANAAPARSSSVPAENGVLPLEVERYAWPWACVLAAGSGFNAEEFAGRVAMFSFVEVVPLFVDGMDSIGTFAIVRFTNDWSGFNDALTLENHFSVNRLGKKEFEISSSGMGAAEGEGGECEVKVYGWVAREGDYNGGTVVGRFLRKHTILKTIDEVSKTESEKSGEMVARLASQIEEKNRYLHDLETKKNATELSISRLEEDNRKLHEAYNEEMRNLHRRARENALRIFQENENLRQELDNKRRELNSRAKQLEKLSAENANDRKTLDDERQKAKDDNSELELASIEQQRADEDVLKLLDDQKREKEDVFARMLQLEKELLEKQQLELEVARLNGTLQVMKHLEGDDDGDIHEKMEKLSERLEHEKKRLEDLSGDLVRKERESNDELQQARKELILGLEDELNGRTAIGVKRMGELDEKPFQNACKRKYGNDDYLAKAAELVSSWQEELKKPSWHPFKVVQVNGEDKEVLDDDDAKLKYLWIEYGDDVCNAVKTALMEINEYNPSGRYVVSELWNFSKGRKATMKEVLKYLFRQMETTTKRRRG